Proteins from one Ktedonobacteraceae bacterium genomic window:
- a CDS encoding helix-turn-helix domain-containing protein, whose product MELTTTALRSLDNTICPVARTANIISGKWTLLIIRDLASGVKRFNQLERSLHGISPKTLSERLRYLEEEGVIIRQTFAEVPPRVEYSLTEKGHDLVEVIECMRCYGNRWLCNAPTSES is encoded by the coding sequence ATGGAGCTAACAACAACTGCATTACGTTCCCTTGATAATACAATTTGTCCTGTTGCGCGCACTGCCAACATCATCAGTGGGAAATGGACGCTACTCATTATCCGCGATTTAGCCTCTGGTGTCAAACGTTTTAATCAGCTTGAGCGCTCCTTACATGGCATTAGCCCTAAGACGCTTTCCGAGCGCCTGCGCTACCTGGAGGAGGAGGGTGTGATCATCCGCCAGACCTTTGCCGAGGTGCCGCCGCGTGTCGAATACTCATTGACTGAGAAAGGCCACGACCTCGTCGAGGTGATCGAGTGTATGCGCTGCTACGGAAATCGCTGGCTATGCAATGCTCCCACAAGTGAATCCTGA